The following proteins are encoded in a genomic region of Leucoraja erinacea ecotype New England chromosome 23, Leri_hhj_1, whole genome shotgun sequence:
- the LOC129708288 gene encoding lysosomal alpha-glucosidase-like isoform X1 yields MELIGLLSLAKSRMPTITALKFGAVFFIFILFGLITYHNYSQKIHQTTYLGKIKLYLLWQSPDYKNDTKAAEKQNNSPFNKGNHNGSHCDIDPNSRLDCAFNKLMNEKECQARGCCWIPVVSAVNKTAPLCFLPSNYPSYIMENISPTKSGYTATLSRKERTLFPNDIRTLQLNIMYETSERLHFTLKDPENKRYEVPIDVPVVTEKASTQLYTVNFTSRPFGIIVQRKSNGLVLLNTTVGPLFYADQFLQISTSLASQYISGLGEHSTNLILNVNWTRLTLWNRDQAPHKKSNLYGSHPFYLVMEGDGSAHGVFLLNSNAQDVLLQPSPALTWRAIGGIFDFYVFLGPNPKTVIRQYMDIIGYPIMPPYWSLGFHLCRFGYKSTNVTRQVVENMARANMPQDVQWNDIDYMDKKKDFTYNLQFFGDYPQMVDEFHKKGLKYVMIVDPGISSSQGAGNYKPYDEGLKRGVFITNETGEPFIGKVWPGPTAFPDFTNPETQAWWYENIKEFHDQVPFDGIWIDMNEPSSFVNGAINGCPDNNLENPPYVPGVTGGYLRSHTVCMTGKLYLSSHYNLHSLYGLTEAIATHNALIKVIGKRPLVISRSTFPSHGHYAGHWTGDISSNWNDMYYTIPAIMLFNMYGIPLVGADVCGFGGATSEELCVRWTQLGSFYPFMRNHNAWKQLPQEPYVFSESAQSAMRKALFTRYTLLPFLYTLFHKAHSAGEMVVEPLSFEFSQDPNTWSIDRQFMLGEALLITPVLEPKTVEVSGYFPSSTWYNLYNGSAIHSKGQYIVLQAPLDTINVHVRGGFILPIQEPSTTTAASRGNPLDLIVALSNQGGARGNLFWDDGDSLLTYETGDYTEIIFRAKNNMLLSEIVHLNSQADDLHLRRVTVFGVPSPPHKVSVNGRWFPDFSYNLDTKVLTLQNLSVFMGEEFTITWF; encoded by the exons ATGGAACTTATTGGACTTTTATCTCTGGCTAAATCAAGAATGCCAACTATTACTGCTCTTAAATTTGGGGCCGTTTTCtttattttcattctttttggTTTGATAACTTACCACAATTATTCTCAGAAAATCCATCAAACCACTTATTTGGGCAAAATTAAGCTATACCTCTTGTGGCAATCTCCAGATTATAAAAATGACACTAAAGCTGCAGAAAAACAGAATAATTCACCATTCAATAAGGGTAATCACAATGGCTCACATTGTGATATCGATCCTAATAGTAGGTTGGATTGTGCTTTTAATAAACTGATGAATGAGAAGGAATGTCAAGCCCGCGGTTGCTGCTGGATTCCAGTGGTCAGTGCTGTCAATAAGACTGCCCCCCTTTGTTTCTTGCCATCAAATTATCCTTCTTACATCATGGAAAACATTTCACCAACCAAATCAGGCTATACAGCTACGTTAAGCCGCAAAGAGAGGACGTTGTTCCCAAATGACATAAGGACACTTCAGTTGAACATAATGTACGAGACATCAGAAAGACTTCATTTCACT CTCAAGGATCCAGAGAACAAGCGGTATGAAGTTCCTATTGATGTTCCTGTTGTTACTGAAAAAGCTTCAACTCAACTCTACACTGTTAATTTTACCTCCAGACCTTTTGGTATTATTGTACAAAGAAAGTCAAATGGTCTTGTATT GCTGAATACCACAGTGGGGCCATTGTTTTATGCTGATCAATTTCTGCAGATCTCTACTTCCCTGGCCTCACAATACATTTCAGGGCTGGGCGAGCACTCGACAAATCTAATCCTGAATGTCAATTGGACTCGATTAACCCTCTGGAATCGAGATCAAGCACCTCAT AAAAAATCCAATTTATATGGCTCACACCCTTTTTATTTGGTGATGGAAGGGGATGGGTCAGCTCATGGTGTTTTCCTGTTAAACAGTAATGCCCAAG ATGTATTACTTCAGCCATCTCCTGCTCTTACCTGGAGGGCCATTGGAGGAATCTTTGATTTTTATGTGTTCTTGGGTCCAAATCCAAAAACGGTGATCAGGCAATACATGGATATTATTG GCTACCCAATAATGCCTCCATACTGGAGCCTGGGATTCCATCTGTGTCGGTTTGGTTACAAGAGCACAAATGTCACCCGACAGGTTGTGGAGAATATGGCCAGAGCCAACATGCCACAG GATGTACAGTGGAATGATATTGATTACATGGACAAGAAGAAAGACTTCACGTACAACTTGCAGTTCTTTGGAGATTATCCTCAGATGGTTGATGAATTTCACAAAAAGGGGTTGAAATATGTCATGATTGTG GATCCAGGAATCAGCAGTTCACAGGGAGCAGGAAATTATAAACCATATGACGAAGGCCTAAAGAGAGGAGTTTTTATCACAAATGAAACTGGTGAACCATTTATAGGCAAG GTTTGGCCTGGACCAACAGCCTTCCCAGATTTTACAAATCCAGAAACTCAGGCATGGTGGTATGAGAACATTAAAGAGTTTCATGATCAGGTGCCATTTGATGGAATTTGGATT GATATGAATGAACCATCCAGCTTTGTTAATGGAGCAATAAATGGCTGTCCAGACAACAATTTAGAAAATCCTCCTTATGTTCCAG GTGTGACTGGAGGATATCTGAGGTCTCACACAGTTTGTATGACTGGAAAACTGTACCTGTCATCACATTATAACCTGCACAGTCTGTATGGCTTGACTGAGGCCATTGCTACCCATAA TGCATTGATCAAGGTGATTGGGAAGCGTCCTCTTGTGATTTCACGGTCCACATTTCCCAGTCATGGTCATTATGCTGGACACTGGACAGGGGACATCTCAAGCAACTGGAATGACATGTACTACACCATCCCAG CTATAATGCTGTTTAATATGTATGGAATTCCTCTTGTGGGAGCGGATGTGTGTGGCTTTGGTGGAGCCACCAGTGAAGAACTCTGCGTGCGTTGGACTCAACTTGGATCATTCTACCCATTTATGCGGAATCACAATGCCTGGAAGCAGCTG CCTCAAGAACCTTATGTCTTCAGTGAATCAGCACAATCTGCAATGCGGAAAGCTCTCTTTACCAGATACACACTGCTGCCTTTTCTTTATACACTTTTTCACAAAGCACACTCTGCTGGAGAGATGGTCGTTGAACCACTGTCATTTGA ATTCTCTCAAGATCCAAATACATGGAGCATTGATCGTCAATTCATGCTGGGGGAGGCCCTTCTCATTACTCCTGTGCTAGAGCCTAAAACAGTGGAGGTGTCTGGCTACTTTCCCTCAAGTACATGGTATAATCTGTACAAT GGTTCTGCTATTCATAGCAAAGGCCAGTATATTGTACTACAGGCTCCCTTGGATACTATTAACGTCCATGTGCGAGGAGGCTTCATTTTGCCAATACAA GAGCCCAGTACCACAACTGCTGCCTCTCGTGGGAACCCACTTGATCTGATTGTGGCTCTGTCCAATCAAGGAGGAGCAAGAGGCAATCTCTTCTGGGACGATGGTGACAGTCTACTGACTTATGAAACTGGTGATTATACTGAAATTATCTTCCGAGCAAAAAAC
- the LOC129708288 gene encoding lysosomal alpha-glucosidase-like isoform X2 translates to MELIGLLSLAKSRMPTITALKFGAVFFIFILFGLITYHNYSQKIHQTTYLGKIKLYLLWQSPDYKNDTKAAEKQNNSPFNKGNHNGSHCDIDPNSRLDCAFNKLMNEKECQARGCCWIPVVSAVNKTAPLCFLPSNYPSYIMENISPTKSGYTATLSRKERTLFPNDIRTLQLNIMYETSERLHFTLKDPENKRYEVPIDVPVVTEKASTQLYTVNFTSRPFGIIVQRKSNGLVLLNTTVGPLFYADQFLQISTSLASQYISGLGEHSTNLILNVNWTRLTLWNRDQAPHKKSNLYGSHPFYLVMEGDGSAHGVFLLNSNAQDVLLQPSPALTWRAIGGIFDFYVFLGPNPKTVIRQYMDIIGYPIMPPYWSLGFHLCRFGYKSTNVTRQVVENMARANMPQDVQWNDIDYMDKKKDFTYNLQFFGDYPQMVDEFHKKGLKYVMIVDPGISSSQGAGNYKPYDEGLKRGVFITNETGEPFIGKVWPGPTAFPDFTNPETQAWWYENIKEFHDQVPFDGIWIDMNEPSSFVNGAINGCPDNNLENPPYVPGVTGGYLRSHTVCMTGKLYLSSHYNLHSLYGLTEAIATHNALIKVIGKRPLVISRSTFPSHGHYAGHWTGDISSNWNDMYYTIPAIMLFNMYGIPLVGADVCGFGGATSEELCVRWTQLGSFYPFMRNHNAWKQLPQEPYVFSESAQSAMRKALFTRYTLLPFLYTLFHKAHSAGEMVVEPLSFEFSQDPNTWSIDRQFMLGEALLITPVLEPKTVEVSGYFPSSTWYNLYNGSAIHSKGQYIVLQAPLDTINVHVRGGFILPIQEPSTTTAASRGNPLDLIVALSNQGGARGNLFWDDGDSLLTYETGDYTEIIFRAKNVLTLQNLSVFMGEEFTITWF, encoded by the exons ATGGAACTTATTGGACTTTTATCTCTGGCTAAATCAAGAATGCCAACTATTACTGCTCTTAAATTTGGGGCCGTTTTCtttattttcattctttttggTTTGATAACTTACCACAATTATTCTCAGAAAATCCATCAAACCACTTATTTGGGCAAAATTAAGCTATACCTCTTGTGGCAATCTCCAGATTATAAAAATGACACTAAAGCTGCAGAAAAACAGAATAATTCACCATTCAATAAGGGTAATCACAATGGCTCACATTGTGATATCGATCCTAATAGTAGGTTGGATTGTGCTTTTAATAAACTGATGAATGAGAAGGAATGTCAAGCCCGCGGTTGCTGCTGGATTCCAGTGGTCAGTGCTGTCAATAAGACTGCCCCCCTTTGTTTCTTGCCATCAAATTATCCTTCTTACATCATGGAAAACATTTCACCAACCAAATCAGGCTATACAGCTACGTTAAGCCGCAAAGAGAGGACGTTGTTCCCAAATGACATAAGGACACTTCAGTTGAACATAATGTACGAGACATCAGAAAGACTTCATTTCACT CTCAAGGATCCAGAGAACAAGCGGTATGAAGTTCCTATTGATGTTCCTGTTGTTACTGAAAAAGCTTCAACTCAACTCTACACTGTTAATTTTACCTCCAGACCTTTTGGTATTATTGTACAAAGAAAGTCAAATGGTCTTGTATT GCTGAATACCACAGTGGGGCCATTGTTTTATGCTGATCAATTTCTGCAGATCTCTACTTCCCTGGCCTCACAATACATTTCAGGGCTGGGCGAGCACTCGACAAATCTAATCCTGAATGTCAATTGGACTCGATTAACCCTCTGGAATCGAGATCAAGCACCTCAT AAAAAATCCAATTTATATGGCTCACACCCTTTTTATTTGGTGATGGAAGGGGATGGGTCAGCTCATGGTGTTTTCCTGTTAAACAGTAATGCCCAAG ATGTATTACTTCAGCCATCTCCTGCTCTTACCTGGAGGGCCATTGGAGGAATCTTTGATTTTTATGTGTTCTTGGGTCCAAATCCAAAAACGGTGATCAGGCAATACATGGATATTATTG GCTACCCAATAATGCCTCCATACTGGAGCCTGGGATTCCATCTGTGTCGGTTTGGTTACAAGAGCACAAATGTCACCCGACAGGTTGTGGAGAATATGGCCAGAGCCAACATGCCACAG GATGTACAGTGGAATGATATTGATTACATGGACAAGAAGAAAGACTTCACGTACAACTTGCAGTTCTTTGGAGATTATCCTCAGATGGTTGATGAATTTCACAAAAAGGGGTTGAAATATGTCATGATTGTG GATCCAGGAATCAGCAGTTCACAGGGAGCAGGAAATTATAAACCATATGACGAAGGCCTAAAGAGAGGAGTTTTTATCACAAATGAAACTGGTGAACCATTTATAGGCAAG GTTTGGCCTGGACCAACAGCCTTCCCAGATTTTACAAATCCAGAAACTCAGGCATGGTGGTATGAGAACATTAAAGAGTTTCATGATCAGGTGCCATTTGATGGAATTTGGATT GATATGAATGAACCATCCAGCTTTGTTAATGGAGCAATAAATGGCTGTCCAGACAACAATTTAGAAAATCCTCCTTATGTTCCAG GTGTGACTGGAGGATATCTGAGGTCTCACACAGTTTGTATGACTGGAAAACTGTACCTGTCATCACATTATAACCTGCACAGTCTGTATGGCTTGACTGAGGCCATTGCTACCCATAA TGCATTGATCAAGGTGATTGGGAAGCGTCCTCTTGTGATTTCACGGTCCACATTTCCCAGTCATGGTCATTATGCTGGACACTGGACAGGGGACATCTCAAGCAACTGGAATGACATGTACTACACCATCCCAG CTATAATGCTGTTTAATATGTATGGAATTCCTCTTGTGGGAGCGGATGTGTGTGGCTTTGGTGGAGCCACCAGTGAAGAACTCTGCGTGCGTTGGACTCAACTTGGATCATTCTACCCATTTATGCGGAATCACAATGCCTGGAAGCAGCTG CCTCAAGAACCTTATGTCTTCAGTGAATCAGCACAATCTGCAATGCGGAAAGCTCTCTTTACCAGATACACACTGCTGCCTTTTCTTTATACACTTTTTCACAAAGCACACTCTGCTGGAGAGATGGTCGTTGAACCACTGTCATTTGA ATTCTCTCAAGATCCAAATACATGGAGCATTGATCGTCAATTCATGCTGGGGGAGGCCCTTCTCATTACTCCTGTGCTAGAGCCTAAAACAGTGGAGGTGTCTGGCTACTTTCCCTCAAGTACATGGTATAATCTGTACAAT GGTTCTGCTATTCATAGCAAAGGCCAGTATATTGTACTACAGGCTCCCTTGGATACTATTAACGTCCATGTGCGAGGAGGCTTCATTTTGCCAATACAA GAGCCCAGTACCACAACTGCTGCCTCTCGTGGGAACCCACTTGATCTGATTGTGGCTCTGTCCAATCAAGGAGGAGCAAGAGGCAATCTCTTCTGGGACGATGGTGACAGTCTACTGACTTATGAAACTGGTGATTATACTGAAATTATCTTCCGAGCAAAAAAC